One segment of Anguilla anguilla isolate fAngAng1 chromosome 1, fAngAng1.pri, whole genome shotgun sequence DNA contains the following:
- the LOC118233735 gene encoding transcriptional-regulating factor 1 isoform X6, whose translation MPKNIQVFSMTEQPFYPAPPTMGYLDGNYFPQHDPTALCHSYLSTGGSTELHQSSPPFYPSFSAPESPYATGVAPPPPGSPLLRLAGKSAAPVWDSQPAGGTLAQSKSSPREGYQLSALPQGSSALQRLDSFSSAFASHNLCMFRSSAPSLDMPLPFCLTTPSDVFLQQLLTHRPQQTEIQPMGAQQTCPELESEQMSSCDQRHTLSAQDAVQLPHGYLLQEQYCPLQQHQEMNYLLYSGPTANPATQTSNPSHSTANPATQTSNPSHSTAISIPQNSNASHPTVNSIPQTTNPTQTHNNSAHPFANPAHQNTHSTQLSPPFSSSYSQVCNFQLYSQPDPTPSIPRTHFYYQNHHQNQNQNHHLNQNQNHQQTPQPSSFQAQQQVQMLKESEPLSCEQSCSDSRCPTLLCPALLSPAHLSPVDPNPSFCQPHPLLAAATHSPRHQNLRSEMDFHGAAQPQCCSPSAPQWRQVFSSVPEQELYQDHSVLVKLMETDVPRLLCSLCQKEFKSLPALNGHMRSHGGGVPPKTPLKMGCGSGAGPEKRSRSRSVPLISASSNGAVLFQSLLRSPALLGQAPPYTPPPMLCPTRHGSGLFNNICPGAPPPGTSPTLSPPRVLLTRTSSLDSSVKREIMSSEEKLVQIKPQINIGLQFQAVIPELQRVSHIDRDSQKAQLLWSPQGVQEIPTKQRVDALLNMACSSILPGGGTNTEFALHCLFECRGDLLATLDRLLMQKPVRHKSNPLAYYHYAGSDNWTLVEKKQLNRAFILHNKDFFLIQKMVKTKTVSQCVEYYYTWKKRLRLGKREGYAQTSSSQKALNSRAQIRSRTVSAPTPPAERILSSPPLQPALDPAPLPTIGSALRSPSPGSADAGPAHIFPCKECGKVFFKIKSRNAHMKTHRQQDDPQDWLHLRPLSHPATPAPVPPPTNHPATPAPVPPPTNHPATPAPVPPPTNHPATPAPVPPPTNLLALKEPFCIQREEEEEEEEEDPFLPVHALLQMETGQFNKEEL comes from the exons AACATCCAGGTGTTCAGTATGACAGAGCAGCCATTctacccagccccgcccaccatgGGGTACCTGGATGGCAACTATTTCCCACAGCATGaccccacagcactgtgccACAGCTATCTGTCCACTGGGGGCTCCACTGAGCTGCATCAGTCATCCCCACCCTTCTACCCCAGCTTCTCTGCCCCTGAGAGCCCCTATGCTACTGGagtagccccacccccacccgggAGCCCGTTGCTCAGGCTTGCTGGGAAATCTGCAGCTCCTGTGTGGGACTcccagcctgcagggggcaccCTGGCGCAGAGTAAGAGCAGCCCCAGAGAGGGTTACCAGCTCAGTGCCCTGCCCCAGGGCAGCAGTGCCCTGCAGAGGCTGGACTCCTTCTCCAGCGCCTTCGCCAGTCACAATCTCTGCATGTTccgaagctccgcccccagtcTGGACATgcccctccctttctgtctgACCACACCCTCTGATGTATTCCTTCAGCAGCTCCTAACCCACAGACCCCAGCAAACAGAGATTCAGCCAATGGGGGCCCAGCAGACATGCCCAGAGTTGGAGTCTGAGCAAATGAGCAGCTGTGACCAGAGACATACCCTCAGTGCACAGGATGCTGTACAGCTGCCGCATGGATACCTGCTGCAGGAACAGTACTgccccctgcagcagcaccaggaGATGAACTATCTCCTGTATTCCGGCCCAACAGCAAACCCTGCCACTCAAACCTCAAACCCCTCCCACTCAACAGCAAACCCTGCCACTCAAACCTCAAACCCCTCCCACTCAACAGCAATCTCCATCCCCCAAAACTCAAACGCCTCCCACCCTACAGTTAACTCCATCCCCCAAACCACAAatcccacccaaacacacaatAACTCGGCACACCCATTTGCTAACCCCGCCCATCAGAACACCCACTCCACCCAACTGTCTCCACCCTTCTCCTCCTCATACAGTCAGGTCTGTAACTTCCAGCTCTATTCTCAACCTGACCCTACCCCCTCAATCCCGCGCACTCACTTTTACTACcagaaccaccaccaaaaccaaaaccagaaCCACCAcctgaaccagaaccagaaccaccAGCAGACTCCTCAGCCAAGCAGTTTCCAGGCACAGCAGCAGGTGCAGATGCTGAAGGAGTCTGAGCCCCTCTCCTGCGAGCAGTCCTGCTCCGACTCCAGGTGCCccaccctgctctgccccgccctgcttAGCCCCGCCCATCTGAGCCCTGTGGATCCAAACCCCTCCTTCTGCCAGCCACACCCCCTGCTTGCAGCCGCCACTCACAGCCCGCGGCACCAGAATCTCAGGTCAGAGATGGACTTCCATGGTGCCGCCCAGCCCCAGTGCTGCTCGCCCAGCGCCCCCCAGTGGCGGCAG GTGTTCTCATCAGTCCCGGAGCAGGAACTGTATCAGGATCACAG TGTGCTGGTGAAGCTGATGGAGACAGACGTCCCCAGGCTGCTGTGCTCTCTATGTCAGAAGGAGTTTAAGAGTCTGCCGGCTCTAAACGGCCACATGCGCTCTCACGGGGGCGGGGTCCCGCCCAAAACG CCATTAAAAATGGGGTGTGGctcaggggcggggccggagaaGAGGAGCCGTTCCCGCTCTGTGCCACTCATCAGCGCCTCCTCCAATGGCGCGGTGCTGTTCCAGAGCCTGCTGCGCTCACCCGCCCTGCTGGGACAGGCCCCGCCCTACACTCCGCCCCCCATGCTTTGCCCCACCCGCCACGGCTCTGGGCTGTTCAACAACATCTGCCcaggagccccgccccctggtacatctcccaccctctccccccctcgaGTACTGCTCACCAGGACCA GTAGCTTGGACAGCAGCGTTAAAAGGGAGATTATGAGCTCCGAAGAGAAGCTGGTGCAGATCAAGcc GCAGATCAATATTGGGCTGCAGTTCCAGGCTGTGATTCCTGAGCTGCAGAGAGTGTCCCACATAGACAGGGATTCCCAAAAGGCCCAACTGCTCTGGTCCCCCCAGGGGGTCCAGGAAATCCCAACCAAGCAGAGAG tagatGCCTTGTTGAACATGGCATGCTCCAGCATCCTGCCCGGAGGCGGGACTAACACAGAGTTTGCTCTCCACTGCCTGTTCGAGTGCAGGGGAGACCTCCTG GCCACACTAGACAGGCTGCTCATGCAGAAACCTGTGAGACACAAGTCTAACCCCTTAGCATACTACCACTACGCAG GATCTGATAACTGGACGCTTGTGGAGAAGAAACAGCTGAACAGAGCCTTTATCCTGCACAATAAGGACTTCTTCCTCATACAAAAAATG gtgaaGACTAAGACTGTCTCGCAGTGTGTGGAGTATTACTACACCTGGAAGAAGCGACTTCGcctggggaagagagaggggtacGCACAG ACCTCGTCCTCCCAGAAGGCCCTGAACAGCCGAGCTCAGATCCGCAGCAGGACAGTctccgcccccacgcccccagcAGAGAGGAtcctctccagcccccccctccagcctgcCCTtgaccctgcccccctgcctaCCATAGGCTCCGCCCTCAGATCCCCCTCCCCCGGCAGTGCTgacgcaggccccgcccacatcttCCCCTGCAAGGAATGCGGGAA GGTGTTTTTTAAGATTAAGAGCCGTAACGCCCACATGAAGACCCACCGGCAGCAGGACGATCCCCAGGACTGGCTCCACCTGCGGCCTCTCAGCCACCCCGCTACACCTGCCCCTGTGCCTCCACCCACCAACCACCCCGCTACACCTGCCCCTGTGCCTCCACCCACCAACCACCCCGCTACACCTGCCCCTGTGCCTCCACCCACCAACCACCCCGCTACACCTGCCCCTGTGCCTCCACCCACGAACCTCCTGGCTCTTAAGGAACCCTTCTGTAtccagagggaggaagaggaggaggaagaagaagaggaccCCTTCCTCCCAGTGCATGCCCTGTTACAAATGGAAACAGGGCAGTTTAATAAGGaggagctgtga
- the LOC118233735 gene encoding transcriptional-regulating factor 1 isoform X5, with the protein MPKNIQVFSMTEQPFYPAPPTMGYLDGNYFPQHDPTALCHSYLSTGGSTELHQSSPPFYPSFSAPESPYATGVAPPPPGSPLLRLAGKSAAPVWDSQPAGGTLAQSKSSPREGYQLSALPQGSSALQRLDSFSSAFASHNLCMFRSSAPSLDMPLPFCLTTPSDVFLQQLLTHRPQQTEIQPMGAQQTCPELESEQMSSCDQRHTLSAQDAVQLPHGYLLQEQYCPLQQHQEMNYLLYSGPTANPATQTSNPSHSTANPATQTSNPSHSTAISIPQNSNASHPTVNSIPQTTNPTQTHNNSAHPFANPAHQNTHSTQLSPPFSSSYSQVCNFQLYSQPDPTPSIPRTHFYYQNHHQNQNQNHHLNQNQNHQQTPQPSSFQAQQQVQMLKESEPLSCEQSCSDSRCPTLLCPALLSPAHLSPVDPNPSFCQPHPLLAAATHSPRHQNLRSEMDFHGAAQPQCCSPSAPQWRQVFSSVPEQELYQDHSVLVKLMETDVPRLLCSLCQKEFKSLPALNGHMRSHGGGVPPKTPLKMGCGSGAGPEKRSRSRSVPLISASSNGAVLFQSLLRSPALLGQAPPYTPPPMLCPTRHGSGLFNNICPGAPPPGTSPTLSPPRVLLTRTSSLDSSVKREIMSSEEKLVQIKPQINIGLQFQAVIPELQRVSHIDRDSQKAQLLWSPQGVQEIPTKQRVDALLNMACSSILPGGGTNTEFALHCLFECRGDLLATLDRLLMQKPVRHKSNPLAYYHYAGSDNWTLVEKKQLNRAFILHNKDFFLIQKMVKTKTVSQCVEYYYTWKKRLRLGKREGYAQVRPASLGPITGVHTPKCRTSSSQKALNSRAQIRSRTVSAPTPPAERILSSPPLQPALDPAPLPTIGSALRSPSPGSADAGPAHIFPCKECGKVFFKIKSRNAHMKTHRQQDDPQDWLHLRPLSHPATPAPVPPPTNHPATPAPVPPPTNHPATPAPVPPPTNHPATPAPVPPPTNLLALKEPFCIQREEEEEEEEEDPFLPVHALLQMETGQFNKEEL; encoded by the exons AACATCCAGGTGTTCAGTATGACAGAGCAGCCATTctacccagccccgcccaccatgGGGTACCTGGATGGCAACTATTTCCCACAGCATGaccccacagcactgtgccACAGCTATCTGTCCACTGGGGGCTCCACTGAGCTGCATCAGTCATCCCCACCCTTCTACCCCAGCTTCTCTGCCCCTGAGAGCCCCTATGCTACTGGagtagccccacccccacccgggAGCCCGTTGCTCAGGCTTGCTGGGAAATCTGCAGCTCCTGTGTGGGACTcccagcctgcagggggcaccCTGGCGCAGAGTAAGAGCAGCCCCAGAGAGGGTTACCAGCTCAGTGCCCTGCCCCAGGGCAGCAGTGCCCTGCAGAGGCTGGACTCCTTCTCCAGCGCCTTCGCCAGTCACAATCTCTGCATGTTccgaagctccgcccccagtcTGGACATgcccctccctttctgtctgACCACACCCTCTGATGTATTCCTTCAGCAGCTCCTAACCCACAGACCCCAGCAAACAGAGATTCAGCCAATGGGGGCCCAGCAGACATGCCCAGAGTTGGAGTCTGAGCAAATGAGCAGCTGTGACCAGAGACATACCCTCAGTGCACAGGATGCTGTACAGCTGCCGCATGGATACCTGCTGCAGGAACAGTACTgccccctgcagcagcaccaggaGATGAACTATCTCCTGTATTCCGGCCCAACAGCAAACCCTGCCACTCAAACCTCAAACCCCTCCCACTCAACAGCAAACCCTGCCACTCAAACCTCAAACCCCTCCCACTCAACAGCAATCTCCATCCCCCAAAACTCAAACGCCTCCCACCCTACAGTTAACTCCATCCCCCAAACCACAAatcccacccaaacacacaatAACTCGGCACACCCATTTGCTAACCCCGCCCATCAGAACACCCACTCCACCCAACTGTCTCCACCCTTCTCCTCCTCATACAGTCAGGTCTGTAACTTCCAGCTCTATTCTCAACCTGACCCTACCCCCTCAATCCCGCGCACTCACTTTTACTACcagaaccaccaccaaaaccaaaaccagaaCCACCAcctgaaccagaaccagaaccaccAGCAGACTCCTCAGCCAAGCAGTTTCCAGGCACAGCAGCAGGTGCAGATGCTGAAGGAGTCTGAGCCCCTCTCCTGCGAGCAGTCCTGCTCCGACTCCAGGTGCCccaccctgctctgccccgccctgcttAGCCCCGCCCATCTGAGCCCTGTGGATCCAAACCCCTCCTTCTGCCAGCCACACCCCCTGCTTGCAGCCGCCACTCACAGCCCGCGGCACCAGAATCTCAGGTCAGAGATGGACTTCCATGGTGCCGCCCAGCCCCAGTGCTGCTCGCCCAGCGCCCCCCAGTGGCGGCAG GTGTTCTCATCAGTCCCGGAGCAGGAACTGTATCAGGATCACAG TGTGCTGGTGAAGCTGATGGAGACAGACGTCCCCAGGCTGCTGTGCTCTCTATGTCAGAAGGAGTTTAAGAGTCTGCCGGCTCTAAACGGCCACATGCGCTCTCACGGGGGCGGGGTCCCGCCCAAAACG CCATTAAAAATGGGGTGTGGctcaggggcggggccggagaaGAGGAGCCGTTCCCGCTCTGTGCCACTCATCAGCGCCTCCTCCAATGGCGCGGTGCTGTTCCAGAGCCTGCTGCGCTCACCCGCCCTGCTGGGACAGGCCCCGCCCTACACTCCGCCCCCCATGCTTTGCCCCACCCGCCACGGCTCTGGGCTGTTCAACAACATCTGCCcaggagccccgccccctggtacatctcccaccctctccccccctcgaGTACTGCTCACCAGGACCA GTAGCTTGGACAGCAGCGTTAAAAGGGAGATTATGAGCTCCGAAGAGAAGCTGGTGCAGATCAAGcc GCAGATCAATATTGGGCTGCAGTTCCAGGCTGTGATTCCTGAGCTGCAGAGAGTGTCCCACATAGACAGGGATTCCCAAAAGGCCCAACTGCTCTGGTCCCCCCAGGGGGTCCAGGAAATCCCAACCAAGCAGAGAG tagatGCCTTGTTGAACATGGCATGCTCCAGCATCCTGCCCGGAGGCGGGACTAACACAGAGTTTGCTCTCCACTGCCTGTTCGAGTGCAGGGGAGACCTCCTG GCCACACTAGACAGGCTGCTCATGCAGAAACCTGTGAGACACAAGTCTAACCCCTTAGCATACTACCACTACGCAG GATCTGATAACTGGACGCTTGTGGAGAAGAAACAGCTGAACAGAGCCTTTATCCTGCACAATAAGGACTTCTTCCTCATACAAAAAATG gtgaaGACTAAGACTGTCTCGCAGTGTGTGGAGTATTACTACACCTGGAAGAAGCGACTTCGcctggggaagagagaggggtacGCACAGGTGCGTCCAGCCAGCCTGGGGCCCATCACTGGGGTACACACCCCCAAATGCCGG ACCTCGTCCTCCCAGAAGGCCCTGAACAGCCGAGCTCAGATCCGCAGCAGGACAGTctccgcccccacgcccccagcAGAGAGGAtcctctccagcccccccctccagcctgcCCTtgaccctgcccccctgcctaCCATAGGCTCCGCCCTCAGATCCCCCTCCCCCGGCAGTGCTgacgcaggccccgcccacatcttCCCCTGCAAGGAATGCGGGAA GGTGTTTTTTAAGATTAAGAGCCGTAACGCCCACATGAAGACCCACCGGCAGCAGGACGATCCCCAGGACTGGCTCCACCTGCGGCCTCTCAGCCACCCCGCTACACCTGCCCCTGTGCCTCCACCCACCAACCACCCCGCTACACCTGCCCCTGTGCCTCCACCCACCAACCACCCCGCTACACCTGCCCCTGTGCCTCCACCCACCAACCACCCCGCTACACCTGCCCCTGTGCCTCCACCCACGAACCTCCTGGCTCTTAAGGAACCCTTCTGTAtccagagggaggaagaggaggaggaagaagaagaggaccCCTTCCTCCCAGTGCATGCCCTGTTACAAATGGAAACAGGGCAGTTTAATAAGGaggagctgtga
- the LOC118233735 gene encoding transcriptional-regulating factor 1 isoform X4, protein MTEQPFYPAPPTMGYLDGNYFPQHDPTALCHSYLSTGGSTELHQSSPPFYPSFSAPESPYATGVAPPPPGSPLLRLAGKSAAPVWDSQPAGGTLAQSKSSPREGYQLSALPQGSSALQRLDSFSSAFASHNLCMFRSSAPSLDMPLPFCLTTPSDVFLQQLLTHRPQQTEIQPMGAQQTCPELESEQMSSCDQRHTLSAQDAVQLPHGYLLQEQYCPLQQHQEMNYLLYSGPTANPATQTSNPSHSTANPATQTSNPSHSTAISIPQNSNASHPTVNSIPQTTNPTQTHNNSAHPFANPAHQNTHSTQLSPPFSSSYSQVCNFQLYSQPDPTPSIPRTHFYYQNHHQNQNQNHHLNQNQNHQQTPQPSSFQAQQQVQMLKESEPLSCEQSCSDSRCPTLLCPALLSPAHLSPVDPNPSFCQPHPLLAAATHSPRHQNLRSEMDFHGAAQPQCCSPSAPQWRQVFSSVPEQELYQDHSVLVKLMETDVPRLLCSLCQKEFKSLPALNGHMRSHGGGVPPKTPLKMGCGSGAGPEKRSRSRSVPLISASSNGAVLFQSLLRSPALLGQAPPYTPPPMLCPTRHGSGLFNNICPGAPPPGTSPTLSPPRVLLTRTSSLDSSVKREIMSSEEKLVQIKPQINIGLQFQAVIPELQRVSHIDRDSQKAQLLWSPQGVQEIPTKQRVDALLNMACSSILPGGGTNTEFALHCLFECRGDLLATLDRLLMQKPVRHKSNPLAYYHYAGSDNWTLVEKKQLNRAFILHNKDFFLIQKMVKTKTVSQCVEYYYTWKKRLRLGKREGYAQVRPASLGPITGVHTPKCRDVQEEELISVELDGIKQEVSAYWSTGLENPVANEIGDFSCDILASASTSSSQKALNSRAQIRSRTVSAPTPPAERILSSPPLQPALDPAPLPTIGSALRSPSPGSADAGPAHIFPCKECGKVFFKIKSRNAHMKTHRQQDDPQDWLHLRPLSHPATPAPVPPPTNHPATPAPVPPPTNHPATPAPVPPPTNHPATPAPVPPPTNLLALKEPFCIQREEEEEEEEEDPFLPVHALLQMETGQFNKEEL, encoded by the exons ATGACAGAGCAGCCATTctacccagccccgcccaccatgGGGTACCTGGATGGCAACTATTTCCCACAGCATGaccccacagcactgtgccACAGCTATCTGTCCACTGGGGGCTCCACTGAGCTGCATCAGTCATCCCCACCCTTCTACCCCAGCTTCTCTGCCCCTGAGAGCCCCTATGCTACTGGagtagccccacccccacccgggAGCCCGTTGCTCAGGCTTGCTGGGAAATCTGCAGCTCCTGTGTGGGACTcccagcctgcagggggcaccCTGGCGCAGAGTAAGAGCAGCCCCAGAGAGGGTTACCAGCTCAGTGCCCTGCCCCAGGGCAGCAGTGCCCTGCAGAGGCTGGACTCCTTCTCCAGCGCCTTCGCCAGTCACAATCTCTGCATGTTccgaagctccgcccccagtcTGGACATgcccctccctttctgtctgACCACACCCTCTGATGTATTCCTTCAGCAGCTCCTAACCCACAGACCCCAGCAAACAGAGATTCAGCCAATGGGGGCCCAGCAGACATGCCCAGAGTTGGAGTCTGAGCAAATGAGCAGCTGTGACCAGAGACATACCCTCAGTGCACAGGATGCTGTACAGCTGCCGCATGGATACCTGCTGCAGGAACAGTACTgccccctgcagcagcaccaggaGATGAACTATCTCCTGTATTCCGGCCCAACAGCAAACCCTGCCACTCAAACCTCAAACCCCTCCCACTCAACAGCAAACCCTGCCACTCAAACCTCAAACCCCTCCCACTCAACAGCAATCTCCATCCCCCAAAACTCAAACGCCTCCCACCCTACAGTTAACTCCATCCCCCAAACCACAAatcccacccaaacacacaatAACTCGGCACACCCATTTGCTAACCCCGCCCATCAGAACACCCACTCCACCCAACTGTCTCCACCCTTCTCCTCCTCATACAGTCAGGTCTGTAACTTCCAGCTCTATTCTCAACCTGACCCTACCCCCTCAATCCCGCGCACTCACTTTTACTACcagaaccaccaccaaaaccaaaaccagaaCCACCAcctgaaccagaaccagaaccaccAGCAGACTCCTCAGCCAAGCAGTTTCCAGGCACAGCAGCAGGTGCAGATGCTGAAGGAGTCTGAGCCCCTCTCCTGCGAGCAGTCCTGCTCCGACTCCAGGTGCCccaccctgctctgccccgccctgcttAGCCCCGCCCATCTGAGCCCTGTGGATCCAAACCCCTCCTTCTGCCAGCCACACCCCCTGCTTGCAGCCGCCACTCACAGCCCGCGGCACCAGAATCTCAGGTCAGAGATGGACTTCCATGGTGCCGCCCAGCCCCAGTGCTGCTCGCCCAGCGCCCCCCAGTGGCGGCAG GTGTTCTCATCAGTCCCGGAGCAGGAACTGTATCAGGATCACAG TGTGCTGGTGAAGCTGATGGAGACAGACGTCCCCAGGCTGCTGTGCTCTCTATGTCAGAAGGAGTTTAAGAGTCTGCCGGCTCTAAACGGCCACATGCGCTCTCACGGGGGCGGGGTCCCGCCCAAAACG CCATTAAAAATGGGGTGTGGctcaggggcggggccggagaaGAGGAGCCGTTCCCGCTCTGTGCCACTCATCAGCGCCTCCTCCAATGGCGCGGTGCTGTTCCAGAGCCTGCTGCGCTCACCCGCCCTGCTGGGACAGGCCCCGCCCTACACTCCGCCCCCCATGCTTTGCCCCACCCGCCACGGCTCTGGGCTGTTCAACAACATCTGCCcaggagccccgccccctggtacatctcccaccctctccccccctcgaGTACTGCTCACCAGGACCA GTAGCTTGGACAGCAGCGTTAAAAGGGAGATTATGAGCTCCGAAGAGAAGCTGGTGCAGATCAAGcc GCAGATCAATATTGGGCTGCAGTTCCAGGCTGTGATTCCTGAGCTGCAGAGAGTGTCCCACATAGACAGGGATTCCCAAAAGGCCCAACTGCTCTGGTCCCCCCAGGGGGTCCAGGAAATCCCAACCAAGCAGAGAG tagatGCCTTGTTGAACATGGCATGCTCCAGCATCCTGCCCGGAGGCGGGACTAACACAGAGTTTGCTCTCCACTGCCTGTTCGAGTGCAGGGGAGACCTCCTG GCCACACTAGACAGGCTGCTCATGCAGAAACCTGTGAGACACAAGTCTAACCCCTTAGCATACTACCACTACGCAG GATCTGATAACTGGACGCTTGTGGAGAAGAAACAGCTGAACAGAGCCTTTATCCTGCACAATAAGGACTTCTTCCTCATACAAAAAATG gtgaaGACTAAGACTGTCTCGCAGTGTGTGGAGTATTACTACACCTGGAAGAAGCGACTTCGcctggggaagagagaggggtacGCACAGGTGCGTCCAGCCAGCCTGGGGCCCATCACTGGGGTACACACCCCCAAATGCCGG gatgtgcaggaggaggagcttaTATCTGTGGAGCTAGATGGCATTAAACAGGAAGTCAGTGCCTACTGGTCAACTGGCTTGGAGAATCCAGTAGCCAATGAGATTGGAGACTTTAGTTGTGACATTCTGGCCAGCGCTTCT ACCTCGTCCTCCCAGAAGGCCCTGAACAGCCGAGCTCAGATCCGCAGCAGGACAGTctccgcccccacgcccccagcAGAGAGGAtcctctccagcccccccctccagcctgcCCTtgaccctgcccccctgcctaCCATAGGCTCCGCCCTCAGATCCCCCTCCCCCGGCAGTGCTgacgcaggccccgcccacatcttCCCCTGCAAGGAATGCGGGAA GGTGTTTTTTAAGATTAAGAGCCGTAACGCCCACATGAAGACCCACCGGCAGCAGGACGATCCCCAGGACTGGCTCCACCTGCGGCCTCTCAGCCACCCCGCTACACCTGCCCCTGTGCCTCCACCCACCAACCACCCCGCTACACCTGCCCCTGTGCCTCCACCCACCAACCACCCCGCTACACCTGCCCCTGTGCCTCCACCCACCAACCACCCCGCTACACCTGCCCCTGTGCCTCCACCCACGAACCTCCTGGCTCTTAAGGAACCCTTCTGTAtccagagggaggaagaggaggaggaagaagaagaggaccCCTTCCTCCCAGTGCATGCCCTGTTACAAATGGAAACAGGGCAGTTTAATAAGGaggagctgtga